The Streptomyces puniciscabiei genomic interval TGGTCGCGAGCAGCCCCGTTCCGAGCGCGGCCCCCTGCAGCATCTGCCGGATCAGCCCACTGGCCCGCGATACGACGGTGCCACCGGCCATGAGCACAGAGGCCCGCCCGGCGCCCGCCTCCACCCTGGGTTTCGCGTGCCGGGCTGCCGCCTTCTCCCCCGTTACCATGCCGTGAATGTAAGGCAGTTGGGGTCATCGGCTGCCACCGGGCCCGCGCCGCCCCGCAGTTCGCCGGACCGATCCGCGGCGACATCGTCGCCCACACCGCACCGAACGCCCAACTATCCCCGTGAACAAGGACACCTGGGCCGATACGCCTCATACTCGTCGGCCGTTGTAAGGTGCCGATGACCATGTACACGATGAATCGGGGAACAGTGCATCTCTCTCTGAAGGCCGCGACCGTCACCGCTTCGCTCATCGGCGCCACGGCGTTCGCGATCGCACCGGCCGGCGCCGCGCCCGCGCAGACCACCGCGAAGACCACTTCCGCGGCCGCGTTCAGCTGCCACGTCTACAACCAGTCCGGCTCGGAGTTGAACGTGCGCAGCGGGGCCGGGACGACGTACTCCGTCATCGGCACCATCCCCGCCAAGGGCAAGCTGCCGTGCGGCAGCCTCGGCGAGAGCTCCGTGAACCGTCAGCGGTACAAGGCGTGCGGCATCACCAGCAACGAGTGGATGACCGTCCGGATCAACGGCCACGACGGCTGGGTGGCCGTGGCGTGCGTGGCACTGGGCGTCTGAGCACCTGAGTCCCACCGAGCCGCCAGGGGACGCCGCTGCCCTTCCCGGCGGATGAGCAGGATGCCGCCGCCCGTCGGCCTACTCCTGGCGGCTGGTGCGTGGGGGACGCCCCGGACGAGCTGCCCGCACTACGACAGCGAACCGGGCCGCCGTTCCTCCTACCGAGCGGCCGTGGTCGCCGGCGGGCTCCGTCCCGGATGGGCCGTGGAGGACGGTGTCGGCGCCCATTTCATGAAGACGGCGTCCTGGGGGCGGTGACGCGTACGCCGGGAGAGCCAGGTCGGTGAGGAGCGACTCGCCGTTGCCATGTCTGTGTTTTTCGGGGAACTTCATCCTCAATCGTGAACCTCCCGCTTGCAGCTGGCATATTCGATTTCCTCCGCTCTACGTTCCGCAGCGGAGGTGGTTCACATGAGCGAACCCAGCAAGCGACCCGACTCGTCCGAACGGCACGAGGCCATCGACATCAGCGACTTCGTGTACGCGGCGACCGGAGCCCGTGTGCGGAGGCTGACCATGCCGGACGGGAGTCACTGGTTTCCGGCGGTGGATGTGTGCAAGGAGCTCGGGCACACCAACCCGCAAAAGGCACTCGCCGACCATGTGCCGACCGACCATCGAGAGTCTCTCGAGACCCTAACTGGAGGTTACGGTCTCAGCATTCCCGCAGGTAGAGAGTGGCGCCGAGACCTGAATGTCATCTCACTCCAAGGTCTCATCCTTCTCGTCAACGCCTGCACCAAACCCGCCTGCGCCCCCTTCAAGCAGTGGGCCGCCGAGGTCATCGAGACCGTGCAGCGGGAGGGTTCCTACACCCTGGAAGAAGCCGAGGTGCAGCCCCTCGAGCCGGGCGCTCCGATCGCCTACGCCATGCCGGAGCAGGTCGCCGAGGCGATCGTCCGGCTCGAGGCGCACAACCTTCAATTGGACGAGGAGCTGGCGAACGGTCAGCGCAAATCGATCGCGCTGCAGGAGGAAACGCTGGTTCTGCAGAGGGAGTCCCTGACTCTGCAGCGGGAGATGCTGGCCACGCAGAAGGCCACCCTCGCCGTGCAGCAGGCCATGGTCCGGGCGATGGAACGGATCGCGGACCGGCTCGACGCCCTGGTCCTGGGCCCTCGGATGTCTGCCGGGCACGTCGGTGTGCTGCCCACCACGGAATCCGTACTGGCCGACTGGCGGCAACGCCTCTCCGTCACGGCGGACGTATGGGCCGTGGCCGTCGTCATCGCACCTGTCCTCGTGGAGAAGGGTGAGCTGCGGGAGCCGCTTGAATCGCTTGCCGCCCGTACGGGGCTCTCCGTGCACCGCGTCAACGAGTGTCTGCGCCTGCTGCGCAAGCACGCTTGTATCCGCTCTCGCGGTGGCGCCGAGGACGGGGCGCCTGTGTATGTGCTGAACCCGTCCTGAAAGGACCTCGAAGAACAGAGGGGCGGCCGCAAGACGATTTTGCGGCCGCCCCTCACGTTTTAAAACGCTACCGGTCCAGGACCGTCACGCCCAGGTAATCAACCTTTTCGGCTGCTCCAGAATCGCCGCCACGTCTGCCAGGACCTTGGAGCCGAGTTCGCCGTCGACCAGGCGGTGGTCGAAGCTGAGTGCCAGGGTCGTCACCTGACGCGGCTTGACCTTGCCCTTGTGGACCCAGGGCTGGAGCTTGATCGCGCCGATCGCGAGGATCGCCGACTCGCCGGGGTTGAGGATCGGCGTGCCGGTGTCGACGCCGAAGACGCCGACGTTGGTGATGGTCACCGTGCCGCCCTGCATGGCCGCCGGGGACGTCTTACCCTCGCGGGCCGTCGCCACCAACTCGCCCAGGGCCTCGGCCAGTTGGGGGAGCGTCTTGTCGTGCGCGTCCTTGATGTTGGGCACGATCAGGCCGCGCGGGGTGGCCGCCGCGATGCCCAGGTTGACGTAGTGCTTGACCACGATCTCCTGCGCCGCTTCGTCCCAGGACGCGTTGATCTGCGGGTTGCGCTTGATGGCGACCAGCAGGGCCTTGGCGATCAGCAGCAGCGGGTTGACCCGCAGGCCCTGCATCTCCTTGTCCTGCTTCAGCTCCTCGACCAGCTTCATCGTGCGGGTCACGTCGACCGTCACGAACTCCGTGACATGCGGCGCGGTGAACGCCGAGCCGACCATCGCCGCCGCCGTGGCCTTGCGGACACCCTTGACCGGGATACGGGTCTCACGCGTGCCGTCATAGGAGGCGACCGGGGCCGGCGCCACCGCAGGCGCGGCGACCGGGGCCGGTGCCGGCTCCGCCGGCTTCGGCGTGGCCGCTGCGTGGACGTCGTCGCGGGTGATGATGCCGTCCGGGCCGGACGGGGTGACCAGGGCCAGGTCGACGCCGAGGTCCTTGGCCAGCTTGCGCACCGGCGGCTTGGCCAGCGGGCGGGGCGTGCCGACGACCGCGCCGTGGCCGTGGCCGTTCAGCTCGGTCTGGATCGCCTGGGCCGGCGCCGGGACCGTGACCTCGGGACCCTTGCGGGGACGGCGCTTGGTGGAGGACGTCGACACGCCATAGCCGACCAGGACGGGCTGGCGGCCCTCCGGCTTGGCCTCCGGCTCCGGCTCCGACTCCACGGCAGCTGCCTGCGGCTGCTCGGCCGGGGCTTCGGCGGGTGCCGTGCCGGTCACTTCTACCGCGATGATGGAGGTGCCCACGTCGACCGTGGTGCCCTCGGGGAAGTGCAGTGCGCGGACCACGCCGTCGTAGGGGATGGGCAGTTCAACGGCCGCCTTGGCCGTCTCGACCTCACACACCACCTGCCCGTCGGTGACCGTGTCCCCGGGCTGGACGTACCACTTGAGGATCTCCGCCTCGGTGAGTCCCTCGCCGACGTCCGGCATCCTGAACTCACGTACCAGCGCTTGCGTCATCGTCGTCACGACCCTCTCCTCAGTACGCCAGCGAGCGGTCG includes:
- a CDS encoding SH3 domain-containing protein — encoded protein: MNRGTVHLSLKAATVTASLIGATAFAIAPAGAAPAQTTAKTTSAAAFSCHVYNQSGSELNVRSGAGTTYSVIGTIPAKGKLPCGSLGESSVNRQRYKACGITSNEWMTVRINGHDGWVAVACVALGV
- a CDS encoding BRO-N domain-containing protein; the protein is MSEPSKRPDSSERHEAIDISDFVYAATGARVRRLTMPDGSHWFPAVDVCKELGHTNPQKALADHVPTDHRESLETLTGGYGLSIPAGREWRRDLNVISLQGLILLVNACTKPACAPFKQWAAEVIETVQREGSYTLEEAEVQPLEPGAPIAYAMPEQVAEAIVRLEAHNLQLDEELANGQRKSIALQEETLVLQRESLTLQREMLATQKATLAVQQAMVRAMERIADRLDALVLGPRMSAGHVGVLPTTESVLADWRQRLSVTADVWAVAVVIAPVLVEKGELREPLESLAARTGLSVHRVNECLRLLRKHACIRSRGGAEDGAPVYVLNPS
- a CDS encoding dihydrolipoamide acetyltransferase family protein, with the translated sequence MTTMTQALVREFRMPDVGEGLTEAEILKWYVQPGDTVTDGQVVCEVETAKAAVELPIPYDGVVRALHFPEGTTVDVGTSIIAVEVTGTAPAEAPAEQPQAAAVESEPEPEAKPEGRQPVLVGYGVSTSSTKRRPRKGPEVTVPAPAQAIQTELNGHGHGAVVGTPRPLAKPPVRKLAKDLGVDLALVTPSGPDGIITRDDVHAAATPKPAEPAPAPVAAPAVAPAPVASYDGTRETRIPVKGVRKATAAAMVGSAFTAPHVTEFVTVDVTRTMKLVEELKQDKEMQGLRVNPLLLIAKALLVAIKRNPQINASWDEAAQEIVVKHYVNLGIAAATPRGLIVPNIKDAHDKTLPQLAEALGELVATAREGKTSPAAMQGGTVTITNVGVFGVDTGTPILNPGESAILAIGAIKLQPWVHKGKVKPRQVTTLALSFDHRLVDGELGSKVLADVAAILEQPKRLITWA